From the genome of Brevundimonas sp. NIBR11:
GCCGACTGACCCATCCTGGACGGCGTGGAAGGCGTCTTCCTCGCTGTCGAACACGCAGGCCGGGCCCTCGAAGCGGTCGACCTTGTGGCCGGTCAGCTTGATGACGGCGCCGTCGGGCGCGATGTCGCCGTAGATCACGGCGTAGGACCCGCGCGGGCTGAAGGGCTCCGCGACGGTCGAGACGACCTGCTGGCCCGGAGTTTCCTCGGCCTCGGCGGCCTCGGCGAACAGGCTGCGGCCCGAGACGGTCGGGGCGTTCACGATCTTGCCGGCCTCGGCCAAGCGCTGGGTGACCAGACGGGTGCCGCCCGACGCGAACAGATGCGAGGCCAGGAACCGGCCGCCCGGCTTCAGGTCGCAGATGACCGGCGTGTCTTCGCAGGCGGTGTTGCAGTCCTCGACGCCGAATTCGATCCCCGCCTCGATGGCGATGGCGGTCAGGTGCAGGACGGCGTTGGTCGATCCGCCCGAAGCCGAGACCGCGGCGGCAGCGTTCTTCAGCGAGGCGCGGGTGATGTATTTGCGGGCCGTGTCGCCGGCGAAGACACGCTCGACGATCAGTTCGCCGCAGCGGTGACCCTGCGCGCCCTTCATCGGATCGACGGCCGGAACGTCGTTGGCGCCCATCGGCGACAGGCCCATGACCGCCAGGGCCATGGCCATGGTGTTGGCCGTGAACTGACCGCCACAGGCGCCCGCGCCCGGACAGGCCGCGCTCTCGACCATCTTCAGCTGATCGTCATCGATCGTGCCGGCCCCGCGCGCGCCGATGGCCTCGAACACCTCCTGGATGGAGATCTCCTTGCCGCCGATGACGCCCGGCATGATGGTCCCGCCGTAGTAGACCAGACCCGGGATATCCATCCGGGCCAGGGCCATGGCGGCGGCCGGGATCGTCTTGTCGCAGCCGACGATGCAGACGACGCCGTCCAGCTGATGCCCCTGCACCGCCAGCTCGATCGAATCGGCCACGACTTCGCGCGAGATCAGCGAGGCCTTCATGCCCGGCGTGCCCATGGAGATGCCGTCGGTGACGACAATGGTGTTGAAGTCGATCGGATAGCCGCCGGCCGCGACGATGCCGGCGCGCACGTCCTTGGCCAGACGATCCAGATGCATGTTGCACGGCGTGACCGACGACCAGGTGTTGACCACCGCGATCATCGGCTTGTCGAAGTCTTCGTCCTGCATGCCGG
Proteins encoded in this window:
- a CDS encoding dihydroxy-acid dehydratase, whose product is MTQDFTPDDTSPPPQRRSAVVTAGANRAAARSYLRAAGMQDEDFDKPMIAVVNTWSSVTPCNMHLDRLAKDVRAGIVAAGGYPIDFNTIVVTDGISMGTPGMKASLISREVVADSIELAVQGHQLDGVVCIVGCDKTIPAAAMALARMDIPGLVYYGGTIMPGVIGGKEISIQEVFEAIGARGAGTIDDDQLKMVESAACPGAGACGGQFTANTMAMALAVMGLSPMGANDVPAVDPMKGAQGHRCGELIVERVFAGDTARKYITRASLKNAAAAVSASGGSTNAVLHLTAIAIEAGIEFGVEDCNTACEDTPVICDLKPGGRFLASHLFASGGTRLVTQRLAEAGKIVNAPTVSGRSLFAEAAEAEETPGQQVVSTVAEPFSPRGSYAVIYGDIAPDGAVIKLTGHKVDRFEGPACVFDSEEDAFHAVQDGSVGEGDVIVIRYEGPQGGPGMREMLQVTAALKGRGIHDVALITDGRFSGASYGFVAGHVSPEAAAGGPIALIRDGDRITIDVTARRIDVAADLASRREGHTQPPLNAATGVFAKYRASVASASQGAVTIPNPPPAQVRAENRQTQEA